One Triticum dicoccoides isolate Atlit2015 ecotype Zavitan chromosome 5B, WEW_v2.0, whole genome shotgun sequence genomic window carries:
- the LOC119311833 gene encoding uncharacterized protein LOC119311833 has translation MRDGGGSGREGGEEKEAVRERERGPRPGCGGEAAGQAAADCAAVCCCCPMALLELVLLVAVRLPADLARRARQRRRRRRGGSGSASQSGSTKAMFAAADALEADEAEAGARREEEAAEAASEFEREIMASRLYGAGFWRSNSSRSSSRASSARR, from the coding sequence ATgcgggacggcggcggctccggccgcGAAGGCGGGGAGGAGAAGGAGGCGGTGCGGGAGCGGGAGCGCGGGCCGCGGCCGGGGTGCGggggcgaggcggcggggcaggcggCGGCGGACTGCGCGGCGGTGTGCTGCTGCTGCCCCATGGCGCTGCTGGAGCTGGTGCTGCTCGTCGCGGTCCGGCTGCCGGCCGACCTCGCGCGGCGGGCCAGGcagaggcggcgccggcggcgcggcggcagcggGTCGGCGTCGCAGTCCGGGAGCACCAAGGCCATGTTCGCGGCCGCGGACGCGCTGGAGGCGGACGAGGCGGAGGCCGGGGCGAGGcgcgaggaggaggcggccgaggcggcgTCCGAGTTCGAGCGCGAGATCATGGCCTCCCGCCTCTACGGCGCCGGGTTCTGGCGCTCCAACTCCTCCCGCTCCAGCtcccgcgcctcctccgcgcgccggTAG
- the LOC119311834 gene encoding protein STRICTOSIDINE SYNTHASE-LIKE 3-like, with amino-acid sequence MASAGVVAAAAVVAALAAFCATDPMRLGSMADFPGFEAHPVELPDAAEMPPHADAAERLRGAEIRFRGEVQGPESVAFDPLGRGPYTGVADGRVLVWDGARWAYFAHASPDWTPERCGGPKASPMEYLKDEHVCGRALGIRFDKRTGDLYIADAYFGLSKVGPDGGLATPLATEAEGVRFNFTNDLDLDADGNVYFTDSSVLYQRRHFMQLVFSGDASGRLLKYNPQTKETTVLHRNLQFPNGVSLSKDGSFFVFCEGSRGRLSRYWLKGEKAGTVDLFAILPGFPDNVRTNDKGEFWVAIHCRRSAYARLLSRRVELRKFLLSLPIPAKYHYLMQIGGNLHALIIKYSPDGEVLDILEDTKGQVVRAVSEVEEKDGKLWIGSVLMPFIAVFDYAKESG; translated from the exons ATGGCGTCGGCGGGCGTggtggccgcggcggcggtggtggcggcgctggcAGCGTTCTGCGCGACGGACCCGATGCGGCTGGGCTCCATGGCGGACTTCCCGGGCTTCGAGGCGCACCCCGTGGAGCTCCCGGACGCGGCGGAGATGCCCCCGCACGCGGACGCCGCGGAGCGGCTGCGCGGCGCGGAGATCCGGTTCCGCGGCGAGGTGCAGGGCCCCGAGAGCGTCGCCTTCGATCCGCTCGGCCGCGGGCCCTACACGGGCGTCGCCGACGGCCGCGTCCTCGTCTGGGACGGCGCGCGCTGGGCCTACTTCGCGCACGCCTCCCCCGACTGGACCCCCGAGCGCTGCGGCGGGCCCAAGGCGTCGCCCATGGAGTACCTCAAGGACGAGCACGTGTGCGGCCGCGCGCTCGGCATCCGGTTCGACAAGCGGACCGGGGACCTCTACATCGCCGACGCCTACTTCGGCCTCTCCAAGGTCGGGCCCGACGGCGGGCTGGCAACGCCGCTCGCCACGGAGGCCGAGGGCGTGCGCTTCAACTTCACCAacgacctcgacctcgacgccgACGGCAACGTCTACTTCACCGACAGCAGCGTCCTCTACCAGAGAAG GCATTTCATGCAGTTGGTTTTCTCTGGAGATGCCTCTGGGAGGCTCTTGAAATACAATCCCCAAACAAAGGAGACGACGGTTCTTCACCGCAACCTCCAATTTCCCAATGGGGTGAGCTTAAGCAAGGACGGGTCGTTCTTCGTCTTCTGTGAAGGGTCTCGTGGAAG GTTGAGCAGGTACTGGCTGAAAGGTGAGAAGGCAGGAACCGTCGATCTCTTCGCCATCCTGCCTGGGTTCCCAGACAACGTGAGGACCAACGACAAGGGCGAATTCTGGGTAGCAATCCATTGCAGACGCAGCGCATATGCCCGGCTCTTGAGTCGCCGCGTCGAGCTCAGAAAGTTCTTGCTCAGCCTCCCGATCCCCGCCAAGTATCACTACCTGATGCAGATTGGCGGCAACCTGCACGCGCTCATCATCAAGTACAGCCCCGACGGCGAGGTGCTTGACATCTTGGAGGACACGAAAGGGCAGGTGGTGAGAGCTGTaagcgaggtggaggagaaggatggCAAGCTCTGGATAGGATCTGTTCTCATGCCCTTCATTGCCGTCTTTGATTATGCCAAGGAATCTGGGTAA